One genomic window of Tenacibaculum tangerinum includes the following:
- a CDS encoding response regulator codes for MNKLQLLLLEDLEEEALELSSFLEENDYEVSLANNAVEAEKLIRNRFFDVIILDIMINGRPDGISLAHRLNKEGINVPFLFLTSMQGKEIFDEAKLTNPLIYLLKPYNKLELLFSLELAIESCYQQNNSISLASDNAVLSPAFLFVKKKEVWLK; via the coding sequence ATGAATAAACTACAATTACTACTGTTAGAAGATTTGGAAGAAGAAGCCTTAGAATTGTCTTCTTTCCTTGAAGAGAATGATTACGAAGTATCATTAGCAAACAATGCCGTAGAAGCAGAAAAATTAATTAGAAATAGGTTTTTCGACGTCATTATATTAGATATTATGATTAACGGAAGACCAGACGGAATTTCGTTGGCACACCGCTTGAATAAAGAAGGAATTAATGTGCCTTTTTTATTTTTAACAAGCATGCAAGGAAAAGAAATTTTCGATGAAGCTAAACTAACGAATCCATTAATATATCTTTTAAAACCGTATAACAAACTAGAACTATTGTTTTCTCTAGAATTAGCGATAGAATCTTGTTATCAACAAAATAATAGTATTAGCTTAGCATCTGATAATGCGGTGTTGAGTCCTGCTTTTTTATTCGTAAAGAAAAAAGAAGTGTGGTTAAAGTAG
- a CDS encoding LytR/AlgR family response regulator transcription factor, giving the protein MVKVDVATINYIEVKEKYCSLICDSGNYLIKLSLTKLKDMLSNPDFRQVHRNYLVNIKKIKEIYFEDNLIILDSGDKILFSERYKTAFIKDNPIFR; this is encoded by the coding sequence GTGGTTAAAGTAGATGTAGCTACTATTAATTATATAGAAGTTAAAGAAAAATATTGCAGTCTTATTTGCGATTCAGGGAACTACTTGATAAAGTTATCGTTAACCAAGTTAAAAGACATGTTGTCTAATCCCGATTTTAGACAAGTACACAGAAATTACTTGGTAAACATAAAGAAAATCAAAGAGATTTACTTTGAAGATAATCTTATAATTCTAGATAGCGGGGATAAAATTCTTTTTAGTGAACGCTACAAAACAGCTTTTATAAAAGACAACCCTATTTTTAGATAA
- the guaB gene encoding IMP dehydrogenase, translated as MQAHQDKIVGEGLTYDDVLLVPAYSEVLPREVSIQTKFTRNITINVPIVSAAMDTVTESAMAIAIAREGGIGVLHKNMSIAQQAQEVRKVKRAESGMIIDPITLSLNAVVIDAKQAMREHKIGGIPIVDEAGKLLGIVTNRDLRFEKNNERPIVEVMTSENLVTVAEGTSLQDAEVILQENKIEKLPVVNDDDKLVGLITFRDITKLTQKPIANKDSYGRLRVAAALGVTHDAVDRAEALVKSGVDAVIIDTAHGHTQGVVSVLKQVKAKFPKLDVVVGNIATPEAAKYLVEAGADAIKVGIGPGSICTTRVVAGVGFPQFSAVLEVAAAIKGSGVPVIADGGIRYTGDIPKAVAAGADCVMLGSLLAGTKESPGETIIYEGRKFKSYRGMGSVEAMRQGSKDRYFQDVEDDIKKLVPEGIVGRVPYKGELQESIHQFVGGLRAGMGYCGAKDIETLKNNGKFVRITASGINESHPHDVAITKEAPNYSRR; from the coding sequence ATGCAAGCTCATCAAGATAAAATAGTAGGAGAAGGACTAACGTATGATGACGTTTTACTAGTACCTGCTTATTCGGAAGTACTTCCAAGAGAAGTTTCAATTCAAACAAAATTTACAAGAAATATTACCATCAATGTTCCTATTGTATCTGCAGCTATGGATACGGTAACTGAATCTGCAATGGCAATCGCTATTGCTAGAGAAGGAGGAATAGGAGTATTGCATAAAAATATGTCGATTGCCCAACAAGCTCAAGAAGTTCGTAAGGTAAAACGCGCGGAGAGTGGAATGATAATCGACCCAATTACGTTATCGCTAAATGCGGTTGTTATAGATGCAAAACAAGCCATGCGTGAACATAAAATTGGAGGCATACCGATTGTAGATGAGGCAGGAAAATTACTAGGAATTGTAACGAATCGTGATTTACGCTTCGAAAAAAATAATGAACGTCCTATCGTTGAAGTTATGACATCTGAAAATTTGGTAACCGTAGCGGAAGGGACTTCATTACAAGATGCGGAGGTTATCTTACAAGAAAATAAGATTGAAAAATTGCCAGTTGTTAATGATGATGATAAGCTAGTTGGATTAATTACCTTCAGAGATATAACCAAGTTAACGCAAAAACCAATAGCTAATAAAGATTCTTACGGACGTTTGCGTGTTGCTGCTGCATTGGGTGTAACACACGATGCGGTTGATAGAGCAGAAGCATTGGTAAAATCGGGAGTAGACGCCGTAATTATCGATACAGCACACGGACATACTCAAGGAGTCGTTTCCGTATTAAAACAGGTAAAAGCAAAATTCCCAAAATTAGATGTTGTAGTAGGTAATATTGCCACACCAGAAGCAGCAAAATATTTAGTAGAAGCAGGAGCAGATGCGATAAAAGTAGGAATAGGACCAGGGTCTATTTGTACAACTCGTGTGGTAGCAGGAGTAGGATTCCCCCAATTTTCAGCAGTTTTAGAAGTGGCTGCAGCCATTAAAGGAAGTGGGGTGCCAGTAATTGCCGATGGTGGTATTCGCTACACAGGAGACATTCCAAAAGCAGTTGCGGCAGGAGCTGATTGTGTAATGTTAGGATCACTATTAGCAGGAACTAAAGAATCGCCAGGAGAAACCATTATTTACGAAGGAAGAAAATTCAAATCATATCGTGGAATGGGATCTGTAGAAGCGATGAGACAAGGCTCTAAAGATCGTTATTTCCAAGATGTGGAAGACGATATTAAAAAATTGGTTCCAGAAGGAATTGTAGGGCGTGTTCCTTACAAAGGAGAATTGCAAGAAAGTATCCATCAGTTTGTTGGAGGGTTACGTGCTGGGATGGGGTACTGCGGAGCAAAAGATATTGAGACTTTAAAGAACAATGGTAAGTTTGTTCGTATCACAGCAAGTGGAATTAATGAGAGTCACCCACATGATGTGGCCATAACCAAAGAAGCACCCAATTATAGTAGACGATAA
- a CDS encoding tetratricopeptide repeat-containing sensor histidine kinase, protein MKHLISISFFLYFFIGYSQINEKKESELEKLHKRIEEICAESKEKAFCKAFSFYKERNYDSCYVYSSLGFKEVNDIEKKNILNYIQGVSALNKGFFKKALRNIEFISDSCQFIGLKNLKKGRIYLELKNFKEALYYYKEWEKSNGLKDSDLEKKAYHNIGVCLMHMKEYGEAKIYFSKELEIIEVRDTAALIRTKIDLANVYYNQYLDDEAIPLFKEAYELAKIFSDVELKQYTAKNMAVVEKNRKNYQKSVDYYVEYGRWKDSIWNRDKIWELTEKDKQLAVAQKQQEIVLQEEQLKRQAVVQKSLVIGASGLLVFLGFLGYFYKKLQGKNKLITQQKEALNIANKTKDYLFSVVSHDLRSPINTIKRQHEKLKRQLKNKEYDAVNETTNNAIALTESTSHLLNNVLHWSLEQNNQLSFKAEEYPLKPLVEQAVYNFEEIAEAKNIALTTLLEPSILVKADKESLKIVLRNLLDNALKYTEENGTIAVKTYSDSEEFSTVEIKDTGFGISEEKLAKIKGLEDLSIDKINRSEGVGLGMLLCQTLIKKNNGKLLIDSELGVGTTIKILLPNASA, encoded by the coding sequence ATGAAACATTTAATATCCATTAGTTTTTTTCTTTATTTTTTTATAGGTTATTCACAAATCAATGAAAAAAAGGAGAGTGAGTTAGAAAAATTACATAAAAGAATAGAGGAGATATGTGCTGAATCTAAAGAAAAAGCTTTCTGCAAAGCTTTTTCTTTTTATAAAGAGAGAAATTACGACTCTTGTTATGTATATAGTAGTTTAGGGTTTAAAGAAGTCAATGATATTGAGAAAAAAAATATTTTAAACTATATTCAAGGAGTAAGCGCTCTAAATAAAGGTTTTTTTAAGAAGGCTCTAAGAAATATTGAATTTATTTCAGATAGTTGTCAATTTATTGGTTTAAAAAATTTAAAAAAAGGAAGAATTTATCTTGAATTAAAGAATTTTAAAGAAGCTCTCTATTACTATAAAGAATGGGAAAAAAGTAACGGATTAAAGGATTCTGATTTAGAAAAAAAAGCTTATCACAATATAGGAGTTTGTTTAATGCATATGAAAGAATATGGTGAAGCAAAAATATATTTTTCAAAGGAACTAGAAATTATAGAAGTAAGAGATACGGCTGCTTTGATAAGAACTAAAATAGATTTAGCAAATGTCTATTATAATCAATATTTAGACGATGAAGCAATTCCGTTATTTAAAGAAGCTTATGAATTAGCAAAGATATTTTCTGATGTTGAGCTAAAACAATATACTGCCAAAAACATGGCGGTTGTGGAGAAGAATCGAAAAAACTACCAAAAAAGTGTAGACTATTATGTAGAATACGGTCGTTGGAAAGATTCTATTTGGAACCGTGATAAAATTTGGGAGCTGACCGAAAAAGATAAACAATTAGCGGTAGCGCAAAAGCAACAAGAAATTGTCTTACAAGAAGAACAGCTAAAGCGTCAGGCAGTAGTGCAAAAGAGTTTGGTCATAGGAGCTTCGGGTTTATTAGTTTTTTTGGGCTTTTTAGGGTATTTTTATAAGAAATTACAAGGTAAAAACAAGTTAATTACCCAACAAAAAGAGGCGTTAAACATAGCGAACAAAACCAAAGATTATTTGTTTTCGGTAGTGTCTCACGATTTACGTTCACCTATCAATACTATTAAAAGACAACACGAAAAGTTAAAGCGACAATTAAAAAACAAGGAGTACGATGCGGTAAATGAAACGACTAACAATGCCATTGCTTTAACAGAAAGCACCAGTCATTTGTTAAACAACGTGCTACACTGGTCGTTAGAGCAAAACAATCAGTTATCGTTTAAAGCAGAAGAATATCCTCTAAAACCCCTGGTAGAACAGGCGGTGTATAACTTTGAGGAAATTGCCGAAGCGAAAAATATTGCGTTAACTACTTTGTTGGAACCTAGTATTTTAGTTAAAGCTGACAAAGAGTCCTTAAAAATAGTGTTGAGAAACTTGTTAGACAATGCCCTAAAATATACCGAAGAAAATGGTACAATAGCGGTGAAAACCTATAGTGATTCTGAGGAGTTTAGTACGGTTGAAATCAAAGACACAGGCTTCGGAATTTCAGAAGAAAAACTAGCAAAAATTAAAGGCTTGGAGGACTTGAGCATCGATAAAATTAACCGATCTGAAGGGGTGGGGTTAGGAATGTTACTATGTCAAACACTAATTAAAAAAAATAACGGAAAATTACTCATTGATAGTGAGTTGGGAGTGGGGACTACCATAAAAATTTTATTACCCAATGCAAGTGCATAA